The DNA region ATATAAACCTAATTAAAAGTGCATTTTTAGCATTCTCTGTAATTGGATTTTTAATAACTTTAATAAATATAATCCCAATATTTAAGAAGAGGCTTCCAAATTACACATTGCAGCTAGCAGGCCTAATAGGTAATACATCATTTCTTGGAATACCAATTGCGCTAGCTCTTCTAGATTCAACAACTATAAATTTCACTATTGGATTTGATTTAGGAACAACACTATTCGCTTGGATATTTGGACCTTTTTTTCTTCAAGAAAAATCCAACAGCAATAACATCCCAAACATCAAAGGACTAATAAATGCATTGATAAATAGCCCTGCATCAAGAGGGATTATTGGTGTACTTCTCGCATATCTTTTTCAAATAGATGAAATTTTGGGCAATTATCTTTGGATTCCTGCAAGAATAGTTATTGCTTTAGCAATAATAATTGTGGGAACAAGACTTGGAATAATCACAAATCAAAATGAGAAGATTTTGGATCTAAATGAAGAAATTAAATTTTCAATATTATTAAAGTTATTTATTTTTCCC from Prochlorococcus marinus XMU1410 includes:
- a CDS encoding AEC family transporter; amino-acid sequence: MGLLLKEGIDINLIKSAFLAFSVIGFLITLINIIPIFKKRLPNYTLQLAGLIGNTSFLGIPIALALLDSTTINFTIGFDLGTTLFAWIFGPFFLQEKSNSNNIPNIKGLINALINSPASRGIIGVLLAYLFQIDEILGNYLWIPARIVIALAIIIVGTRLGIITNQNEKILDLNEEIKFSILLKLFIFPFIIFLICKLLNFNFYQSSAVILQAATPTAISTILMAEAYGVKQKIASKILFTTTLISIITIPLLKLFMNLFIQTT